In Palleronia sp. LCG004, a single window of DNA contains:
- the infB gene encoding translation initiation factor IF-2, with protein sequence MSENDGKKTLGVRGGPRSGQVKQSFSHGRTKSVVVETKRKRVVAPKPAAGKAEGGGRSTPVGGDPKKRPAGISDAELDRRMRALAAARARESEEAAAREAEEKARAEERERRRAEIEAKEREEREREEALKAKAEEDARRLREDNEAKARAAEPAADPAEAEARAARTQKPAPARAPERERDKPAKPAKVGGEKRRSGKLTVNQALSGGEGGRQRSMASMKRQQERARKKAMGQQQDREKVTRNVNLPEAIMVSELANRMSEKVSDIVKALMQNGIMATQTQTIDADTAELIIEEFGHRVVRVSDADVEQVIDQVADSPSDLKPRAPIITVMGHVDHGKTSLLDAIRHARVVQGEAGGITQHIGAYQVEQGDATLTFLDTPGHAAFTSMRARGAQVTDIVVLVVAADDAVMPQTIEAINHAKAAKVPMIVAINKIDRPDANPDKVRTDLLQHEVIVEKMSGDVQDVEVSAVNGQGLDQLLEAIALQAELLELKANPERSAQGAVIEAQLDVGRGPVATVLVQNGTLRRGDIFVVGEQWGKVRAMENDQGERVNEAGPSVPVEVLGLNGTPEAGDVLNVVETEAQAREIAEYRANAARDKRAAAGAATTLEQLMANAKANENVAELPILVKADVQGSAEAITQAMEKIGNDEVRVRVLHSGVGAITETDVGLAEASGAPIMGFNVRANASARNTANQKGVEIRYYSVIYDLVDDVKKAASGLLSAEVRENFIGYAQIKEVFRVTKVGNVAGCLVTEGIARRSAGVRLLRDNVVIHEGTLKTLKRFKDEVAEVQSGQECGMAFENYDDVRPGDVIEIFEREEVERNLT encoded by the coding sequence ATGAGTGAGAATGACGGCAAGAAGACGCTCGGTGTCCGCGGCGGTCCGCGTTCCGGTCAGGTGAAGCAGAGTTTCAGCCACGGCAGGACGAAGAGCGTCGTGGTCGAGACCAAGCGCAAGCGCGTCGTGGCCCCGAAGCCCGCCGCGGGAAAAGCCGAGGGCGGAGGGCGGTCGACGCCCGTCGGAGGTGATCCGAAGAAGCGCCCCGCAGGGATCTCCGACGCCGAACTCGACCGTCGGATGCGTGCCCTCGCCGCCGCAAGGGCGCGCGAGAGCGAGGAAGCCGCGGCGCGCGAGGCCGAGGAGAAGGCCCGCGCCGAGGAGCGTGAGCGCCGTCGTGCCGAGATCGAGGCGAAGGAGCGCGAGGAGCGCGAGCGCGAAGAGGCTCTGAAGGCGAAAGCCGAAGAGGACGCGCGCCGTCTCCGCGAGGACAACGAGGCCAAGGCCCGTGCCGCCGAGCCCGCCGCCGATCCGGCGGAAGCCGAAGCGCGCGCCGCACGTACCCAGAAGCCCGCACCGGCCCGCGCCCCCGAGCGCGAGCGCGACAAGCCCGCCAAGCCCGCGAAGGTGGGCGGCGAGAAGCGCCGGTCCGGCAAGCTGACCGTCAACCAGGCGCTTTCGGGCGGCGAGGGCGGCCGGCAGCGGTCGATGGCATCGATGAAGCGCCAGCAGGAGCGCGCCCGCAAGAAGGCGATGGGCCAGCAACAGGACCGCGAGAAGGTGACGCGCAACGTCAACCTTCCCGAGGCGATCATGGTGAGCGAGCTTGCCAACCGGATGAGCGAGAAGGTCTCGGACATCGTCAAGGCGCTGATGCAGAACGGCATCATGGCGACGCAGACCCAGACGATCGACGCCGACACCGCGGAACTCATCATCGAGGAATTCGGCCACCGCGTGGTCCGCGTCAGCGATGCGGACGTGGAGCAGGTGATCGATCAGGTCGCGGACAGCCCGTCCGATCTGAAACCGCGTGCGCCGATCATCACCGTGATGGGCCATGTCGACCACGGCAAGACATCGCTTCTGGACGCCATCCGCCACGCGCGGGTCGTGCAGGGCGAAGCGGGCGGCATCACGCAGCATATCGGTGCCTACCAGGTCGAGCAGGGCGACGCGACGCTGACCTTCCTCGATACGCCGGGCCACGCGGCCTTCACGTCGATGCGCGCCCGCGGCGCGCAGGTGACGGATATCGTGGTGCTGGTCGTGGCCGCCGACGATGCGGTCATGCCGCAGACGATCGAGGCCATCAATCACGCCAAGGCGGCGAAGGTGCCGATGATCGTGGCGATCAACAAGATCGACCGCCCCGACGCCAACCCCGACAAGGTCCGGACGGACCTCCTCCAGCACGAGGTGATCGTGGAGAAGATGTCGGGCGACGTGCAGGACGTCGAGGTTTCGGCCGTGAACGGCCAGGGTCTCGACCAGCTGCTCGAGGCGATCGCGCTGCAGGCGGAGCTGCTCGAACTCAAGGCCAACCCCGAGCGGTCGGCACAGGGTGCCGTCATCGAGGCGCAGCTCGACGTGGGTCGCGGCCCGGTCGCGACGGTTCTCGTGCAGAACGGGACGCTGCGCCGTGGCGACATCTTCGTCGTGGGCGAGCAGTGGGGCAAGGTCCGCGCCATGGAGAACGATCAGGGCGAGCGGGTCAACGAAGCCGGTCCGTCGGTTCCGGTCGAGGTGCTCGGCCTCAACGGCACACCCGAGGCGGGCGACGTGCTGAACGTCGTCGAGACCGAGGCGCAGGCCCGCGAAATCGCGGAATACCGTGCCAATGCCGCCCGTGACAAGCGCGCGGCGGCCGGTGCGGCGACCACGCTCGAGCAGCTGATGGCGAATGCCAAGGCGAACGAGAACGTGGCCGAGCTGCCGATCCTCGTGAAGGCCGACGTCCAGGGGTCCGCCGAGGCGATCACCCAGGCGATGGAGAAGATCGGCAACGACGAGGTGCGCGTGCGCGTGCTCCATTCCGGCGTCGGCGCCATCACCGAGACGGATGTGGGTCTTGCCGAGGCGTCCGGAGCCCCGATCATGGGCTTCAACGTCCGTGCCAATGCCAGCGCCCGGAACACGGCGAACCAGAAGGGCGTCGAGATCCGTTATTACAGCGTGATCTACGACCTCGTCGACGACGTGAAGAAGGCGGCATCCGGTCTGCTGTCCGCGGAGGTTCGCGAGAACTTCATCGGGTATGCCCAGATCAAGGAAGTGTTCCGCGTCACCAAGGTCGGCAACGTTGCAGGGTGCCTCGTGACCGAGGGGATCGCGCGACGCTCGGCCGGTGTGCGCCTGCTGCGCGACAACGTCGTGATCCACGAGGGTACGCTGAAGACGCTGAAGCGCTTCAAGGACGAAGTCGCCGAAGTGCAGTCGGGTCAGGAATGCGGCATGGCATTCGAGAATTACGACGACGTTCGCCCCGGCGACGTCATCGAGATCTTCGAGCGCGAAGAGGTCGAGCGCAACCTCACCTGA
- a CDS encoding (deoxy)nucleoside triphosphate pyrophosphohydrolase: protein MKIVLVSAVALIDTDGRVLLAQRPEGKSLAGLWEFPGGKVEPGETPEAALIRELSEELGIDTWQSCLAPLTFASHGYDDFHLLMPLFACRKWQGLPSAREGQVLKWVRPRDMRDYPMPPADLPLIPILRDWL from the coding sequence ATGAAGATCGTCCTCGTCTCGGCCGTCGCGCTCATCGACACGGACGGGCGTGTGCTCCTCGCCCAACGCCCCGAAGGCAAGTCTCTGGCGGGCCTCTGGGAATTTCCGGGCGGCAAGGTCGAGCCCGGCGAAACCCCCGAGGCCGCCCTCATCCGCGAGCTTTCCGAAGAGCTCGGGATCGACACCTGGCAGTCCTGCCTGGCGCCCCTCACCTTCGCATCGCACGGCTACGATGATTTCCACCTCCTCATGCCACTCTTCGCCTGCCGGAAATGGCAGGGCCTACCCAGCGCGCGCGAGGGGCAGGTGCTGAAATGGGTCCGCCCGCGCGACATGCGCGACTATCCCATGCCGCCGGCCGATCTGCCCCTCATCCCGATCCTGCGCGACTGGCTCTAG
- the argJ gene encoding bifunctional glutamate N-acetyltransferase/amino-acid acetyltransferase ArgJ, giving the protein MPTLSPLAPDRFPDLPEIAGLRLSTAQAGVRYADRTDVMLAVLDPGASIAGVFTRSATRSAPVLDCQAKLGGDPESGAAILVNSGNSNAFTGRAGEASVARICEAVASACDVPPARVFTSSTGVIGERLPDDRIRAAIDGLVGGLGPANLPDAARAIMTTDTFAKGAAREVETPEGTIRIAGIAKGSGMIAPDMATMLVYIFTDATIAQPLLQDIVGATSDATFNCITVDSDTSTSDTLLAAATMKGPQVTERGGPFELALHDLMLELAHQVVRDGEGASKFITVAVSGAADDDDARKVAMSIANSPLVKTAIAGEDPNWGRIVMAVGKSGAQADRDRLSIRFGDVLVAEDGWVAESYTEEAGAAHMKRREIEVGVDLGLGDGAATVWTCDLTHGYITINADYRS; this is encoded by the coding sequence ATGCCGACGCTTTCTCCGCTCGCGCCCGACCGTTTTCCCGATCTGCCCGAAATCGCGGGCCTGAGGCTTTCGACCGCCCAGGCCGGCGTCCGATACGCCGACCGCACGGATGTCATGCTGGCCGTGCTCGATCCCGGTGCCTCCATCGCGGGCGTGTTCACACGCTCGGCGACCCGGTCGGCCCCGGTTCTCGATTGCCAGGCGAAACTCGGCGGCGATCCCGAAAGCGGCGCGGCCATCCTCGTGAATTCCGGCAATTCCAACGCCTTCACGGGACGCGCCGGAGAGGCCTCGGTCGCGCGGATCTGCGAGGCCGTCGCCTCCGCCTGCGACGTGCCGCCCGCGCGCGTCTTCACCTCCTCGACCGGCGTCATCGGCGAACGCCTGCCCGACGACCGCATCCGTGCGGCGATCGACGGCCTCGTCGGCGGGCTCGGCCCGGCGAACTTGCCCGATGCGGCGCGCGCCATCATGACGACCGACACCTTCGCCAAGGGTGCCGCCCGCGAGGTCGAGACCCCCGAGGGCACGATCCGCATCGCGGGCATCGCCAAGGGGTCGGGCATGATCGCGCCTGATATGGCGACGATGCTCGTCTACATCTTCACGGACGCGACGATCGCGCAGCCCCTCCTGCAGGACATCGTCGGGGCCACCTCCGATGCGACGTTCAACTGCATCACCGTCGACAGCGACACCTCGACCTCGGATACGCTGCTCGCCGCCGCGACGATGAAGGGCCCGCAGGTGACCGAGCGCGGAGGCCCGTTCGAACTGGCGCTCCATGACCTCATGCTCGAGCTCGCCCATCAGGTCGTGCGTGACGGCGAGGGGGCCAGCAAGTTCATCACCGTCGCCGTCAGTGGCGCGGCCGACGACGACGACGCCCGCAAGGTCGCGATGTCGATCGCCAACTCACCGCTCGTCAAGACGGCCATCGCGGGCGAGGACCCGAACTGGGGCCGCATCGTGATGGCCGTCGGCAAATCCGGCGCGCAGGCCGATCGGGACCGGCTGTCGATCCGGTTCGGTGACGTGCTCGTGGCCGAGGACGGCTGGGTCGCCGAAAGCTACACCGAAGAAGCCGGTGCCGCCCACATGAAGCGGCGCGAGATCGAGGTCGGCGTCGATCTGGGCCTCGGCGACGGGGCCGCGACCGTCTGGACCTGCGACCTCACGCATGGCTACATCACGATCAACGCCGATTACCGGTCGTGA
- a CDS encoding peptidylprolyl isomerase → MSKLKLRAAICALSVGLAGPLAAQDASTVVATVDGVEITLGNMIAYRQSLGEQAGQMPPEQLYDAILDQMLSMTTLAAGRTLDDADRFYLENEERSLLARAAVNELSQEEVSDEEIRAAYEEAFGGFEGTQEYNASHILVETEEEAQALLEELEGGADFAELARANSTGPSGPSGGELGWFGPGQMVPAFDQAVQDMSVGDLAGPVQTEFGWHVIRLNDSRNAEAPPLEEVREQLGRQILNTRIAEQITAAREAADIEMSDTDFDPSIINDTSLLGR, encoded by the coding sequence ATGTCCAAACTGAAGCTCCGCGCCGCGATCTGCGCCCTCTCGGTCGGCCTCGCCGGGCCGCTCGCGGCGCAGGATGCCTCGACCGTCGTGGCGACGGTCGATGGCGTCGAGATCACCCTCGGCAACATGATTGCCTATCGTCAATCGCTGGGCGAGCAGGCCGGCCAGATGCCGCCCGAACAGCTTTACGACGCGATCCTCGACCAGATGCTGTCGATGACGACGCTGGCCGCCGGTCGGACGCTCGACGATGCCGACCGCTTCTATCTCGAGAACGAAGAGCGCTCGCTCCTGGCACGCGCCGCCGTGAACGAACTTTCGCAGGAAGAGGTGAGCGACGAGGAAATCCGCGCCGCCTACGAGGAGGCCTTCGGCGGCTTCGAGGGGACGCAGGAATACAACGCCTCGCACATCCTCGTGGAAACCGAGGAAGAGGCTCAGGCCCTTCTCGAGGAGCTCGAGGGCGGTGCCGATTTCGCCGAGCTCGCACGGGCGAACTCGACCGGCCCCTCCGGCCCCTCCGGCGGAGAGCTCGGCTGGTTCGGCCCCGGCCAGATGGTGCCGGCCTTCGATCAGGCAGTGCAGGACATGTCGGTGGGCGATCTCGCCGGGCCGGTCCAGACGGAATTCGGCTGGCACGTCATCCGGCTGAACGACAGCCGCAACGCCGAGGCTCCCCCGCTCGAGGAGGTGCGCGAGCAACTCGGTCGCCAGATCCTCAACACCCGCATCGCGGAACAGATCACCGCCGCGCGCGAGGCTGCCGATATCGAGATGTCCGATACCGATTTCGACCCCTCGATCATCAACGACACCTCGCTTCTGGGGCGATAA
- the secA gene encoding preprotein translocase subunit SecA, translating to MLGLGTVAKKVFGTPNDRKIKATRPIVDRINALEAEFEAKSDQDLKDKTRELIARAETEKLDDLLPEAFANCREAARRALGLRAFDVQLMGGIFMHQGNISEMKTGEGKTLVATFPAYLNALAGKGVHIVTVNDYLAKRDSEWMSKVYNALGMTCGVVYPQQPDEEKRHAYRCDVTYATNNELGFDYLRDNMKGELKDMYQRGHFFAIVDEVDSILIDEARTPLIISGPAQDRSELYRTIDAVIPHLQDDHFKLDEKTRNVTYTDEGNEFLEQHLLQAGILPEGQSLYDPESTTIVHHVNQGLRAHKLFNRDKDYIVRNGDVVLIDEFTGRMMAGRRLSDGLHQAIEAKEGLEIQPENVTLAQVTFQNYFRLYEKLGGMTGTALTEAEEFAEIYRLGVVAVPTNRPVAREDQHDAVYRTAREKYEAIVASIKEAHERKQPILVGTTSIEKSEFLSNLLKKEGLPHNVLNARQHEQEAQIVADAGKLGAVTIATNMAGRGTDIQLGGNVELKVLQALEADPDGDPEEIRARIAAETADEKEKVKEAGGLYVLATERHESRRIDNQLRGRSGRQGDPGKSSFFLSLEDDLMRIFGSERLENVLQKLGMQEGEAIVHPWVNKSLEKAQAKVEGRNFDIRKQLLKFDDVMNDQRKVIFGQRREIMEAEDLGEIARDMRLQVIDDLVDQYIPAKSYADQWDGEGLYVAVLEQLGLDVPIIAWTEEDGVDDQAIRERLYEKSDEFMAEKTKQFGPENMRAIEKQILLQTIDTKWREHLLTLEHLRSVVGFRGYAQRDPLNEYKNESFQLFETMLDSLREDVTQKLSQIRPLSEEEQRQMIARIEAQRAATQKQAEASPPQGEAQAEAAAPGFVEADPETWGNPGRNDLCPCGSGRKFKHCHGQLA from the coding sequence ATGCTGGGTCTGGGAACTGTCGCCAAGAAGGTGTTCGGCACGCCGAACGACCGCAAGATCAAGGCCACGCGGCCGATCGTGGATCGGATCAACGCGCTCGAGGCCGAGTTCGAGGCGAAATCGGACCAGGATCTCAAGGACAAGACGCGCGAGCTGATCGCGCGCGCCGAGACCGAAAAGCTCGACGATCTGTTGCCCGAGGCCTTCGCCAATTGCCGCGAGGCCGCGCGGCGCGCACTGGGCCTGAGGGCCTTCGACGTGCAGCTCATGGGCGGCATCTTCATGCACCAGGGCAACATTTCCGAGATGAAGACGGGCGAGGGCAAGACGCTGGTCGCGACCTTCCCCGCCTATCTGAACGCGCTGGCGGGCAAGGGCGTCCACATCGTCACGGTCAACGACTACCTGGCCAAGCGCGACTCGGAATGGATGTCGAAGGTCTACAATGCGCTGGGAATGACCTGCGGCGTCGTCTATCCGCAGCAGCCCGACGAGGAGAAGCGCCACGCCTATCGCTGTGACGTGACCTACGCGACGAACAACGAGCTCGGCTTCGACTACCTTCGCGACAACATGAAGGGCGAGCTGAAGGACATGTACCAGCGCGGGCATTTCTTCGCGATCGTCGACGAGGTGGACAGCATCCTGATCGACGAGGCGCGCACGCCGCTGATCATCTCGGGGCCGGCGCAGGACCGCTCGGAGCTGTACCGGACGATCGACGCGGTGATCCCGCATCTGCAGGACGATCACTTCAAGCTCGACGAGAAGACGCGAAACGTCACCTACACCGACGAGGGCAACGAGTTCCTGGAGCAGCACCTGCTGCAGGCGGGCATCCTGCCCGAGGGCCAGTCGCTCTACGATCCCGAATCCACCACCATCGTCCATCACGTCAATCAGGGCCTGAGGGCGCACAAGCTCTTCAACCGCGACAAGGACTACATCGTCCGGAACGGCGACGTGGTCCTGATCGACGAGTTCACCGGCCGCATGATGGCCGGACGGCGGCTGTCGGACGGTCTGCACCAGGCGATCGAGGCGAAGGAGGGGCTGGAGATCCAGCCCGAGAACGTGACGCTCGCCCAGGTGACGTTCCAGAACTACTTCCGGCTCTACGAGAAACTCGGAGGGATGACGGGAACCGCCCTGACCGAGGCCGAGGAATTCGCAGAGATCTATCGCCTCGGCGTCGTCGCGGTGCCGACGAACCGCCCCGTCGCGCGCGAGGATCAGCACGACGCGGTCTATCGCACGGCGCGCGAGAAATACGAGGCGATCGTCGCCTCCATCAAGGAAGCGCACGAGCGCAAGCAGCCGATCCTCGTCGGCACGACGTCGATCGAGAAATCCGAGTTCCTGTCGAACCTCCTCAAGAAGGAGGGCCTGCCGCACAACGTGCTGAACGCACGTCAGCACGAGCAGGAGGCGCAGATCGTCGCAGATGCCGGCAAGCTCGGGGCGGTGACGATCGCGACGAACATGGCCGGTCGCGGCACCGATATCCAGCTCGGCGGGAATGTCGAGCTGAAGGTGCTGCAGGCGCTCGAGGCCGATCCCGACGGCGACCCCGAGGAGATCCGCGCCCGCATCGCGGCCGAGACGGCCGACGAGAAGGAAAAGGTCAAGGAAGCGGGGGGGCTCTATGTTCTCGCGACCGAACGCCACGAGAGCCGGCGGATCGACAACCAGCTGCGCGGCCGGTCGGGTCGCCAAGGGGATCCGGGCAAGTCGTCGTTCTTCCTCTCGCTCGAGGACGACCTGATGCGGATCTTCGGCTCGGAGCGGCTCGAGAACGTGCTGCAGAAGCTCGGGATGCAGGAAGGCGAGGCGATCGTTCACCCGTGGGTCAACAAGTCGCTCGAAAAGGCGCAGGCGAAGGTCGAGGGGCGCAACTTCGACATCCGCAAGCAGCTGCTGAAGTTCGACGACGTGATGAACGACCAGCGCAAGGTGATCTTCGGCCAGCGCCGCGAGATCATGGAGGCCGAGGATCTGGGCGAGATCGCTCGCGACATGCGCCTTCAGGTGATCGACGATCTTGTGGACCAGTACATTCCGGCCAAGAGCTATGCCGACCAGTGGGACGGCGAGGGGCTTTATGTCGCCGTGCTCGAGCAGCTCGGGCTCGACGTGCCCATCATCGCATGGACCGAGGAGGACGGGGTCGACGACCAGGCGATCCGCGAGCGTCTGTACGAGAAATCCGACGAGTTCATGGCCGAGAAGACGAAGCAGTTCGGCCCCGAGAACATGCGTGCGATCGAGAAGCAGATCCTGCTCCAGACGATCGACACCAAGTGGCGCGAGCATCTTCTGACGCTGGAGCATCTGCGTTCGGTCGTGGGATTCCGCGGCTACGCACAGCGCGACCCGCTGAACGAGTACAAGAACGAATCCTTCCAGCTTTTCGAGACGATGCTCGATTCGCTGCGCGAGGACGTCACGCAGAAGCTGTCGCAGATCCGCCCCCTGAGCGAGGAGGAGCAGCGCCAGATGATCGCCCGGATCGAGGCGCAGCGCGCGGCGACGCAGAAACAGGCCGAGGCGTCCCCCCCGCAGGGCGAGGCGCAGGCAGAGGCCGCGGCCCCGGGCTTCGTCGAGGCCGATCCGGAGACCTGGGGGAATCCGGGGCGCAACGATCTCTGCCCCTGTGGATCGGGCCGGAAATTCAAGCATTGCCACGGTCAACTGGCCTGA